From Orcinus orca chromosome 3, mOrcOrc1.1, whole genome shotgun sequence, a single genomic window includes:
- the AP1M1 gene encoding AP-1 complex subunit mu-1 isoform X1, which translates to MSASAVYVLDLKGKVLICRNYRGDVDMSEVEHFMPILMEKEEEGMLSPILAHGGVRFMWIKHNNLYLVATSKKNACVSLVFSFLYKVVQVFSEYFKELEEESIRDNFVIIYELLDELMDFGYPQTTDSKILQEYITQEGHKLETGAPRPPATVTNAVSWRSEGIKYRKNEVFLDVIESVNLLVSANGNVLRSEIVGSIKMRVFLSGMPELRLGLNDKVLFDNTGRGKSKSVELEDVKFHQCVRLSRFENDRTISFIPPDGEFELMSYRLNTHVKPLIWIESVIEKHSHSRIEYMIKAKSQFKRRSTANNVEIHIPVPNDADSPKFKTTVGSVKWVPENSEIVWSIKSFPGGKEYLMRAHFGLPSVEAEDKEGKPPISVKFEIPYFTTSGIQVRYLKIIEKSGYQALPWVRYITQNGDYQLRTQ; encoded by the exons GTACTCATCTGCCGGAACTACCGCGGTGACGTGGACATGTCGGAGGTGGAGCACTTCATGCCCATCCTgatggagaaagaggaggaggggatgCTGTCACCTATCCTGGCCCATGGGGGAGTCCGCTTCATGTGGATCAAGCACAACAACCTGTATC TGGTCGCCACCTCTAAGAAGAACGCGTGCGTGTCACTGGTGTTCTCCTTCCTCTACAAGGTGGTGCAG GTATTTTCGGAATATTTCAAGGAGCTGGAAGAGGAGAGTATCCGCGACAACTTCGTCATCATCTACGAGCTGCTGGATGAGCTCATGGACTTCGGCTACCCCCAGACCACAGACAGCAAGATCCTGCAGGA GTACATAACTCAGGAAGGCCACAAGTTGGAAACAGGGGCCCCACGGCCCCCAGCCACCGTCACCAACGCAGTGTCCTGGCGCTCTGAGGGCATCAAGTACCGGAAGAACGAGGTGTTCTTGGACGTCATTGAGTCTGTCAATCTCCTG GTCAGTGCCAACGGTAACGTCCTACGCAGTGAGATTGTGGGCTCCATCAAGATGCGGGTCTTCCTGTCGGGCATGCCTGAGCTGCGCCTGGGCCTCAACGACAAGGTTCTCTTCGACAACACGGGCC GTGGCAAAAGCAAGTCCGTGGAGCTGGAGGACGTGAAGTTCCACCAGTGTGTGCGGCTCTCTCGCTTTGAGAACGACCGCACCATCTCCTTCATCCCACCCGATGGCGAGTTTGAGCTCATGTCCTACCGCCTCAACACCCAT GTCAAGCCCTTGATCTGGATCGAGTCTGTGATTGAAAAGCATTCCCACAGCCGCATCGAGTACATGATCAAG GCCAAGAGCCAGTTCAAGCGGCGGTCAACAGCCAACAACGTGGAGATCCACATCCCTGTGCCCAACGATGCCGACTCACCCAAGTTCAAGACGACAGTGGGGAGCGTCAAGTGGGTCCCCGAGAACAGTGAGATCGTGTGGTCCATCAAGTCCTTCCCG GGCGGCAAGGAGTACCTGATGCGGGCCCACTTCGGCCTGCCCAGCGTGGAGGCGGAGGACAAGGAGGGCAAGCCCCCGATCAGTGTCAAGTTTGAGATCCCCTACTTCACTACCTCCGGCATCCAG GTGCGCTACCTGAAGATCATCGAGAAGAGCGGCTACCAGGCCCTACCGTGGGTTCGTTACATCACTCAGAACGGAG ATTACCAGCTCCGGACCCAGTGA
- the AP1M1 gene encoding AP-1 complex subunit mu-1 isoform X2 produces the protein MQRLWWGSARGAVREHQVFSEYFKELEEESIRDNFVIIYELLDELMDFGYPQTTDSKILQEYITQEGHKLETGAPRPPATVTNAVSWRSEGIKYRKNEVFLDVIESVNLLVSANGNVLRSEIVGSIKMRVFLSGMPELRLGLNDKVLFDNTGRGKSKSVELEDVKFHQCVRLSRFENDRTISFIPPDGEFELMSYRLNTHVKPLIWIESVIEKHSHSRIEYMIKAKSQFKRRSTANNVEIHIPVPNDADSPKFKTTVGSVKWVPENSEIVWSIKSFPGGKEYLMRAHFGLPSVEAEDKEGKPPISVKFEIPYFTTSGIQVRYLKIIEKSGYQALPWVRYITQNGDYQLRTQ, from the exons atgcaaaggctCTGGTGGGGGAGTGCACGTGGTGCAGTCAGGGAACATCAG GTATTTTCGGAATATTTCAAGGAGCTGGAAGAGGAGAGTATCCGCGACAACTTCGTCATCATCTACGAGCTGCTGGATGAGCTCATGGACTTCGGCTACCCCCAGACCACAGACAGCAAGATCCTGCAGGA GTACATAACTCAGGAAGGCCACAAGTTGGAAACAGGGGCCCCACGGCCCCCAGCCACCGTCACCAACGCAGTGTCCTGGCGCTCTGAGGGCATCAAGTACCGGAAGAACGAGGTGTTCTTGGACGTCATTGAGTCTGTCAATCTCCTG GTCAGTGCCAACGGTAACGTCCTACGCAGTGAGATTGTGGGCTCCATCAAGATGCGGGTCTTCCTGTCGGGCATGCCTGAGCTGCGCCTGGGCCTCAACGACAAGGTTCTCTTCGACAACACGGGCC GTGGCAAAAGCAAGTCCGTGGAGCTGGAGGACGTGAAGTTCCACCAGTGTGTGCGGCTCTCTCGCTTTGAGAACGACCGCACCATCTCCTTCATCCCACCCGATGGCGAGTTTGAGCTCATGTCCTACCGCCTCAACACCCAT GTCAAGCCCTTGATCTGGATCGAGTCTGTGATTGAAAAGCATTCCCACAGCCGCATCGAGTACATGATCAAG GCCAAGAGCCAGTTCAAGCGGCGGTCAACAGCCAACAACGTGGAGATCCACATCCCTGTGCCCAACGATGCCGACTCACCCAAGTTCAAGACGACAGTGGGGAGCGTCAAGTGGGTCCCCGAGAACAGTGAGATCGTGTGGTCCATCAAGTCCTTCCCG GGCGGCAAGGAGTACCTGATGCGGGCCCACTTCGGCCTGCCCAGCGTGGAGGCGGAGGACAAGGAGGGCAAGCCCCCGATCAGTGTCAAGTTTGAGATCCCCTACTTCACTACCTCCGGCATCCAG GTGCGCTACCTGAAGATCATCGAGAAGAGCGGCTACCAGGCCCTACCGTGGGTTCGTTACATCACTCAGAACGGAG ATTACCAGCTCCGGACCCAGTGA